One stretch of Halapricum desulfuricans DNA includes these proteins:
- a CDS encoding CPBP family intramembrane glutamic endopeptidase, producing the protein MDSKYVDVGDFETRLRAAGHSIGIVMAAFLVGGFVLSTVGVLLLAPFVDIRLPDGGLTPLANAVGMAWQFIGFILVAVAYLYRYEAWSLIGVRLPTLRDLGYVVGGFLALLVLNVILSVVISVIGVDIAQNAAVGLGQENPELFLYLIPINLLLVGPGEELLFRGVVQRLFKRAYGVVPAILIASAFFGVAHFVATLGQGASGIATYLAVAAVLGVVLGTVYELTNNIVVPAVIHGVWNAMQFATQWYVATNDVPEQVLVVLAPF; encoded by the coding sequence ATGGACTCGAAGTACGTCGACGTCGGGGACTTCGAAACGCGCCTCCGGGCGGCAGGACACAGCATCGGGATCGTCATGGCCGCGTTCCTCGTGGGCGGATTCGTGCTTTCGACCGTCGGAGTCCTGCTGCTCGCGCCGTTCGTTGATATCAGACTGCCGGACGGCGGCCTGACTCCGCTCGCGAACGCCGTCGGGATGGCGTGGCAGTTCATCGGCTTTATCCTCGTCGCCGTGGCCTATCTCTACCGGTACGAGGCGTGGTCGCTGATCGGCGTCCGACTGCCGACGCTACGCGATCTCGGATACGTCGTCGGCGGTTTTCTGGCACTGTTAGTCCTGAACGTGATCCTGAGTGTCGTCATCAGCGTGATCGGCGTCGATATCGCGCAGAACGCCGCCGTCGGGCTGGGGCAGGAGAACCCCGAACTATTCCTGTATCTGATCCCGATCAACTTGCTGCTCGTCGGCCCGGGCGAGGAATTGCTCTTTCGCGGTGTCGTCCAGCGGCTGTTCAAGCGCGCCTACGGCGTCGTTCCGGCCATCCTGATCGCGAGCGCGTTCTTCGGGGTCGCTCACTTCGTCGCGACGCTCGGACAGGGAGCCAGCGGCATCGCCACGTACCTCGCTGTCGCTGCGGTCCTCGGTGTGGTCCTCGGCACGGTCTACGAGTTGACGAATAACATCGTCGTTCCGGCGGTGATCCACGGCGTCTGGAACGCGATGCAGTTCGCCACCCAGTGGTACGTCGCGACCAACGACGTCCCCGAGCAAGTGCTCGTCGTCCTGGCTCCGTTCTGA
- a CDS encoding preprotein translocase subunit SecD gives MISLRENWRIVMLVVFLLASALALVGPIAQSDPGTQTEFVELTGDDQQLTLERSTISFDNTTVETTNESTDTIVASDAEIEVDGEISERTDASARVVNGSLTVTGGTVVTPENTDDITATEQSISITGETTLRAENSTVTLAFERPADTGPTNLQYGFDLSGGTRIRAPLAGLYVSDLDFDRNQSSELNRQLAEQLGVEPIDVRVRQGTVEVFDTNVTDEEFASALQASGFNATEDDVNDGVTGDTRENVVNILQSKIDRTGLSGGTVTTVGDGLVVVEVPNAEIDEVRDIVTDRGVVRIEAAVREPGANSTTNTTVITGEDIASTGQIGQRTGPTGDVTGWEAPVTLTEEGAQNFQQQMQELGFTSSSGIGNCDLTGGPGADQPGSYCLLTTLDGELVRANGMGEDLGSELGTNDNWATESPTFTIGASSADEAQEIKISLEVGSLPTNLDISKGDVSYIQPSLAQEFKSLSLITGLFAWFGVAGMVFLRYRKIRVAIPMIFTAIAEVFILLGFAAVSGLALDLSHIAGLIAVIGTGVDDLIIIADEILQQGEVATGRVFQNRFRKAFWVIGAAAVTTIIAMSPLTFLSVGDLFGFAVVTIVGVLIGVLITRPAYGDILRNLVLSEDQR, from the coding sequence ATGATCTCCCTCCGCGAGAACTGGCGGATCGTGATGCTGGTGGTCTTCCTGCTTGCCAGCGCGCTCGCGCTCGTCGGGCCGATCGCCCAGAGCGACCCCGGGACGCAGACGGAGTTCGTCGAGCTCACGGGCGACGACCAGCAACTCACCCTCGAACGCAGCACAATCTCCTTCGACAATACGACAGTCGAGACGACCAACGAGTCGACGGACACGATCGTCGCTTCCGACGCCGAGATCGAAGTCGACGGCGAGATATCGGAGCGAACGGACGCTTCGGCGCGGGTCGTCAACGGATCGCTGACGGTCACCGGCGGGACGGTGGTCACTCCGGAGAACACGGACGATATCACGGCGACAGAACAGTCAATCTCGATCACCGGCGAGACCACGCTCCGGGCCGAAAACTCGACTGTAACGCTCGCGTTCGAACGCCCGGCTGACACCGGGCCGACGAACCTCCAGTACGGGTTCGACCTCTCCGGCGGGACGCGCATCCGCGCGCCGCTTGCCGGCCTGTACGTGAGCGATCTGGACTTCGATCGGAACCAGTCGTCTGAGCTCAACCGCCAGCTCGCCGAGCAACTCGGCGTCGAACCCATCGACGTCCGCGTCCGTCAGGGGACGGTCGAGGTCTTCGACACGAACGTCACGGACGAGGAGTTCGCAAGCGCGCTTCAGGCGTCGGGATTCAACGCGACCGAAGACGACGTCAACGACGGCGTGACCGGCGACACTCGGGAAAACGTCGTCAACATCCTCCAGAGCAAGATCGACCGGACGGGACTGTCCGGCGGCACGGTGACGACCGTCGGTGACGGGCTCGTGGTCGTGGAAGTCCCCAATGCCGAGATCGACGAGGTCCGCGACATCGTGACCGATCGCGGCGTCGTTCGCATCGAGGCGGCGGTTCGTGAGCCCGGGGCCAATTCGACGACAAACACCACTGTAATCACTGGCGAAGACATCGCCAGCACGGGGCAGATTGGCCAGCGAACCGGACCGACCGGTGACGTTACCGGCTGGGAAGCGCCCGTCACGCTCACAGAAGAGGGTGCGCAGAACTTCCAGCAGCAGATGCAAGAGCTGGGGTTCACGAGTTCATCTGGGATCGGGAACTGTGATCTGACGGGCGGTCCCGGCGCTGACCAGCCCGGAAGCTACTGTCTCCTGACGACCCTCGACGGCGAACTGGTTCGGGCGAACGGCATGGGCGAGGACCTCGGTTCCGAGTTAGGCACCAACGACAACTGGGCCACGGAGAGCCCGACGTTCACGATCGGTGCGTCCAGTGCCGACGAGGCCCAGGAGATCAAGATCAGCCTCGAGGTCGGGTCGCTGCCGACGAACCTCGACATCTCGAAGGGCGACGTCTCCTACATCCAGCCCAGCCTCGCTCAGGAGTTCAAGTCGCTGTCGCTTATCACCGGGCTGTTCGCCTGGTTCGGCGTCGCCGGGATGGTCTTTCTCCGGTACCGGAAGATTCGAGTCGCGATTCCGATGATCTTCACCGCGATCGCGGAGGTGTTCATCCTGCTCGGGTTCGCGGCTGTCTCGGGACTCGCGCTCGACCTGTCACACATCGCCGGGCTGATCGCCGTGATCGGAACCGGGGTCGACGACCTGATCATCATCGCCGACGAAATCCTCCAGCAGGGCGAGGTCGCCACGGGGCGGGTCTTCCAGAACCGCTTCCGGAAGGCCTTCTGGGTCATCGGGGCGGCGGCGGTGACGACGATCATTGCCATGAGCCCGCTGACCTTCCTGTCGGTCGGCGACCTGTTCGGGTTCGCCGTCGTCACCATCGTCGGCGTGCTCATCGGTGTGCTCATCACCCGTCCGGCCTACGGTGACATCCTGCGCAACCTCGTGTTGAGCGAGGACCAGCGGTAA
- the secF gene encoding protein translocase subunit SecF → MVEFDVPEIDYDRYSNRQLAGPPLAVLGVSLLVIAIYWYIHKTPVPLGFDFTGGTEMRIANATQSGIREAFDTPIDSIRPVQGSDEFIVTFLQQGSGSSGALESTAEAAGFDPIRTDTRSAAFGSTNQQNALLGLALAFAGMSVFVFVLFRTFVPSIAVVISAFSDIVIPLAIMDILALTGLFEINLSLGTVAALLMLIGYSVDSDILLNNHILRRRGSFYESTYNAMQTGVTMTLTSIAAMAVMTIVSTILAIPLLPDIALVLVFGLTADLMNTYMLNLSLLRWYKFEGVAR, encoded by the coding sequence ATGGTCGAGTTCGACGTACCGGAAATCGACTATGACCGGTACTCAAACCGCCAGCTCGCCGGACCCCCACTGGCTGTTCTGGGGGTTTCGCTGCTGGTGATTGCGATCTACTGGTATATCCACAAGACGCCCGTTCCGCTCGGATTTGATTTCACCGGCGGAACGGAGATGCGAATCGCGAACGCGACCCAGTCGGGGATTCGCGAGGCGTTCGATACACCGATCGATTCGATCCGGCCCGTCCAGGGGAGCGACGAGTTCATCGTGACGTTCCTGCAGCAAGGGTCCGGAAGCTCGGGGGCTCTCGAATCGACCGCCGAAGCGGCCGGATTCGATCCGATTCGGACCGATACCCGCTCGGCTGCGTTCGGTTCGACGAACCAGCAGAACGCCCTGCTGGGACTCGCGCTCGCGTTCGCCGGCATGAGCGTGTTCGTGTTCGTCCTCTTCCGGACGTTCGTGCCCTCGATCGCGGTCGTCATCTCGGCGTTCTCAGACATCGTGATCCCGCTCGCGATCATGGACATCCTCGCGTTGACCGGTCTGTTCGAGATCAACCTCTCGCTCGGGACGGTCGCTGCCCTGTTGATGTTGATCGGGTATTCGGTCGACTCGGACATCCTGCTCAACAACCACATCCTTCGACGCCGCGGGAGTTTCTACGAGTCGACGTACAACGCGATGCAGACCGGTGTGACGATGACGCTCACCTCGATCGCGGCAATGGCCGTGATGACTATCGTTTCGACGATCCTCGCGATCCCGTTGTTGCCTGACATCGCCCTTGTCCTCGTGTTCGGGCTGACGGCCGACCTGATGAATACGTACATGTTGAACCTGAGTCTCCTTCGATGGTACAAGTTCGAGGGGGTGGCACGATGA
- a CDS encoding threonine aldolase family protein gives MIDLRSDTVTRPSDEMREAAAGAAVGDDVYGEDPTVNELEARAAELLGKEAALYVPSGTMGNQIAVRAHTERGQEVLLEEECHTYKWELGGIAQHSQVQARTIDGGDRGVIRPEQVHDGYVEGDDHRPGTGLLVLENTHNARGGTAIAPERIDEAARAAHEHDLAVHLDGARLFNAAAALDAPAARIAREADSVMSCLSKGLGAPVGSMLAGSGEFIERARRIRKLMGGGMRQAGIVAAPGLLALENRDRLHEDHRRARKLAAGLEDAPGLSPSEPETNIVLVETDDPAETVLEQLRERGVAGSAFGEHTIRLCTHWDIDDADVETAIEVASSL, from the coding sequence ATGATCGATCTGCGAAGCGACACCGTCACCAGACCCAGCGACGAGATGCGCGAGGCCGCCGCCGGGGCCGCGGTCGGCGACGACGTCTACGGTGAGGACCCGACGGTCAACGAACTCGAAGCGCGAGCGGCCGAGCTTCTCGGGAAAGAAGCCGCGCTGTACGTCCCCTCGGGCACGATGGGCAACCAGATCGCCGTCAGGGCCCACACCGAGCGCGGTCAGGAGGTCCTCCTCGAGGAGGAGTGTCACACGTACAAGTGGGAACTCGGCGGGATCGCCCAGCACAGCCAGGTTCAGGCCCGGACGATCGACGGGGGCGACCGCGGCGTCATCAGGCCCGAACAGGTCCACGACGGCTACGTCGAGGGCGACGACCACCGACCCGGGACGGGGCTGCTCGTTCTCGAGAACACCCACAACGCACGGGGCGGGACGGCGATCGCACCCGAGCGCATCGACGAGGCGGCCCGGGCGGCCCACGAACACGATCTCGCGGTCCATCTCGACGGGGCACGGCTGTTCAACGCAGCGGCCGCGCTCGACGCTCCCGCCGCCCGGATCGCTCGCGAGGCAGATTCGGTGATGAGCTGTCTCTCGAAGGGGCTGGGCGCACCCGTCGGGTCGATGCTCGCCGGCTCCGGCGAGTTTATCGAACGCGCCCGCCGGATCCGCAAGCTCATGGGGGGCGGCATGCGACAGGCCGGGATCGTCGCCGCTCCGGGGCTGCTCGCGCTGGAGAACCGGGATCGACTGCACGAGGACCATCGTCGGGCGCGCAAGCTGGCGGCCGGACTCGAAGACGCTCCCGGCCTGTCGCCGTCAGAGCCCGAAACCAATATCGTCCTCGTCGAGACCGACGACCCCGCGGAGACAGTCCTCGAACAGCTTCGTGAACGCGGCGTCGCGGGCTCGGCGTTCGGCGAGCACACGATCAGGCTGTGCACGCACTGGGATATCGACGACGCGGACGTCGAGACGGCGATCGAAGTCGCGTCGTCGCTCTAG
- the rpl12p gene encoding 50S ribosomal protein P1 → MEYVYAALILNESGEEINEANLTDVLEAAGVDVEESRVKALIAALEDVDIDEAVEQAAAVPATGGATTTEAAEEEEGGDEGDAEEEAADEDDEDEDEDEEASGEGLGELFG, encoded by the coding sequence ATGGAATACGTATACGCAGCACTCATCCTGAACGAATCGGGCGAAGAGATCAACGAAGCGAACCTCACGGACGTCCTCGAGGCCGCGGGCGTCGACGTCGAGGAGTCGCGCGTCAAGGCGCTCATCGCCGCGCTCGAGGACGTCGACATCGACGAGGCCGTCGAGCAGGCTGCCGCCGTCCCCGCGACTGGCGGTGCCACGACGACCGAGGCAGCCGAGGAAGAGGAAGGCGGCGACGAGGGCGACGCCGAAGAAGAAGCCGCAGACGAAGACGACGAGGACGAAGACGAAGACGAAGAGGCCAGCGGCGAGGGCCTCGGCGAACTCTTCGGCTAA
- a CDS encoding 50S ribosomal protein L1: MADQEIENAVSRALEEAPDRNFRETVDLAINLRDLDLNDPSNRVDEGVVLPEGTGQETKIVVFAEGETAIRAEDVADDVLDSDDLEDLGDDESRAKDLAEETDFFIAEASMMQDIGRYLGTILGPRGKMPEPLQPDDDVVETVNRMKNTVQLRSGERRTFHTRVGAEDMSAEEIADNIDVILRRLHANLEKGPLNVDSVFVKTTMGPAVEVA, from the coding sequence ATGGCAGATCAGGAAATAGAGAACGCAGTCTCTCGCGCACTCGAGGAGGCACCTGACCGGAACTTCCGGGAGACGGTGGACCTCGCGATCAACTTGCGCGATCTTGACCTCAACGATCCATCGAACCGTGTCGACGAAGGTGTCGTCCTGCCGGAAGGGACCGGCCAGGAAACGAAGATCGTCGTCTTCGCCGAGGGCGAAACCGCCATCCGGGCGGAAGACGTCGCCGACGACGTCCTCGACAGCGACGATCTCGAAGACCTGGGTGACGACGAAAGCCGGGCCAAGGATCTCGCCGAGGAGACCGATTTCTTCATCGCGGAAGCGTCCATGATGCAGGACATCGGTCGATACCTCGGGACGATCCTCGGGCCGCGCGGGAAGATGCCCGAACCGCTCCAGCCGGACGACGACGTCGTCGAGACCGTCAACCGAATGAAGAACACGGTCCAGCTTCGCAGCGGCGAGCGGCGGACCTTCCACACCCGCGTGGGTGCCGAGGACATGTCCGCCGAGGAGATCGCCGACAACATCGACGTCATCCTGCGCCGACTCCACGCCAACCTCGAGAAGGGGCCACTGAACGTGGATTCGGTGTTCGTGAAGACGACGATGGGACCGGCCGTGGAGGTGGCCTAA
- a CDS encoding aminotransferase class IV produces the protein MQYHLDGKLVPEAEATVSVRDRGFAYGDGAFETLRAYGGTVLAWEAHADRLERTVETLGFAEAIPPRSDLRERVRETLQANDLEDAYLKLSISRGVQPGKLTPDERVDPTVVVQVSPLPRGGLDGASVWDEPATLRTVATRPVPDESIPADAKTHNYLDGILARLELRRRDDMPADEALMRDPDGRVVEGATSNLFFVDGGVLKTPSADLPLLPGVTRSVVLQLADEEGIPIEEGHYSIQAVRAADEAFLTNTTWEIRPVAALDGDGVGGGPITDLLARLYDQRVEQICY, from the coding sequence ATGCAGTACCACCTCGACGGGAAGCTCGTCCCCGAAGCGGAGGCGACCGTCAGCGTCCGCGATCGCGGGTTCGCCTACGGGGACGGGGCCTTCGAGACGCTGCGGGCCTACGGGGGGACGGTACTCGCGTGGGAGGCCCACGCCGACCGCCTGGAACGGACCGTCGAGACGCTGGGGTTCGCGGAGGCGATCCCGCCGCGTTCGGACCTCCGCGAGCGAGTTCGCGAGACCCTGCAAGCGAACGACCTCGAAGACGCCTACCTCAAGCTCTCGATCTCCCGCGGGGTCCAGCCCGGGAAGCTCACGCCCGACGAGCGGGTCGATCCGACAGTCGTCGTTCAGGTCTCGCCGCTCCCGCGGGGCGGGCTCGACGGGGCGAGCGTCTGGGACGAGCCCGCGACGCTCCGGACCGTCGCAACGCGACCCGTCCCCGACGAGTCGATCCCGGCCGACGCCAAGACTCACAACTACCTCGACGGGATCCTCGCCCGTCTCGAACTGCGTCGGCGGGACGACATGCCGGCCGACGAAGCGCTCATGCGCGACCCGGACGGCCGCGTCGTCGAGGGCGCGACGAGCAACCTCTTTTTCGTCGACGGCGGCGTCCTGAAGACGCCGTCGGCCGACCTGCCACTCCTGCCGGGCGTCACCCGGTCGGTCGTCCTCCAGCTCGCAGACGAAGAGGGGATCCCGATCGAGGAGGGGCACTACTCCATTCAGGCGGTGCGGGCGGCCGACGAGGCGTTCCTGACGAACACGACCTGGGAGATCCGCCCGGTCGCGGCTCTGGACGGGGACGGGGTCGGCGGCGGACCGATAACCGACCTGCTCGCCCGGTTGTACGACCAGCGCGTCGAACAGATCTGTTACTGA
- a CDS encoding DUF5812 family protein produces the protein MTETEGTFLVSESDAETAILTDVATSQVHTLGEQPDPPLEVGEVVVGTLTAQPPTTAVYALESIEQRRTIPVEYSDESPTKQERDIAADQPVGELTRQPRAGEGELHVLTVPEDGTEQAAEDVCEDPQTVARAARLGVDRVEVRAADGVLSVRYLPD, from the coding sequence ATGACCGAGACAGAAGGCACGTTTCTGGTCAGCGAGTCCGACGCCGAGACGGCGATTCTCACGGACGTCGCGACCAGCCAGGTCCACACGCTGGGCGAGCAACCCGACCCGCCACTGGAGGTCGGCGAGGTGGTCGTCGGGACGCTCACCGCGCAGCCGCCGACAACCGCCGTCTACGCGCTCGAGTCAATCGAGCAGCGGCGGACGATCCCCGTCGAGTACAGCGACGAGTCCCCGACCAAACAGGAGCGGGACATCGCCGCCGACCAGCCGGTCGGCGAGTTGACCCGCCAGCCGCGGGCCGGCGAGGGAGAGCTACACGTGCTGACTGTTCCCGAAGACGGGACCGAGCAGGCTGCCGAGGACGTGTGTGAGGACCCACAGACGGTCGCCCGCGCCGCCCGCCTCGGCGTCGACCGCGTCGAGGTTCGCGCCGCTGATGGCGTACTGAGCGTCCGGTATCTTCCGGACTAG
- a CDS encoding 50S ribosomal protein L10: MSAQSQRKTEHIPEWKREEIDDLVATLESYDSVGIVDLTGIPSQQLQDMRRDLYGTAELRVSRNTLLARALEEVDEGFEQLTGYISGHVGLIGTNDNPFGLYKQLEASKTSAPINAGEVAPNDIVIPEGDTGIDPGPFVGELQSVGANARIQEGSIQVLEDSTVLEAGEEVSADLSNVLSELGIEPKEVGLDLRAVYAEGVLFEPEDLELDTDEYRSDVEAAAARARNLAINASFPTAQTLPAQLGKASGEAKNLAIHASIENEDVMPDLLSKADGQVRALAAQIDDQEALPEELRDLEQPEAESSDEQSDDESEDAGDDDQEADEAADEDEEDDDGDAGAALGDMF; encoded by the coding sequence ATGAGCGCCCAGTCCCAGCGCAAGACCGAACACATCCCCGAGTGGAAGCGCGAGGAGATCGACGATCTCGTCGCCACGCTCGAGTCCTACGACAGCGTCGGCATCGTCGACCTGACCGGCATTCCGAGCCAGCAACTGCAGGACATGCGCCGTGACCTCTATGGCACGGCCGAACTGCGCGTCAGCCGCAACACGCTGCTGGCGCGCGCCCTGGAAGAGGTCGACGAGGGCTTCGAGCAACTGACCGGGTACATCTCGGGCCACGTCGGGCTCATCGGCACGAACGACAACCCCTTCGGGCTGTACAAGCAGCTGGAAGCCTCCAAGACCTCCGCCCCGATCAACGCGGGCGAGGTCGCGCCCAACGACATCGTCATCCCCGAGGGTGACACGGGCATCGATCCGGGACCGTTCGTCGGCGAACTCCAGAGCGTCGGCGCGAACGCCCGGATCCAGGAAGGATCGATCCAGGTGCTCGAGGACAGCACGGTACTGGAGGCGGGCGAGGAAGTCTCCGCGGACCTCTCGAATGTCCTCTCGGAGCTGGGCATCGAGCCCAAGGAAGTCGGGCTGGACCTGCGCGCCGTCTATGCGGAGGGCGTGCTTTTCGAGCCCGAGGACCTCGAACTCGACACCGACGAGTACCGCTCGGACGTCGAGGCGGCCGCCGCGCGCGCTCGGAACCTGGCGATCAACGCCTCGTTCCCGACCGCTCAGACCCTGCCGGCACAGCTCGGCAAGGCCAGCGGCGAGGCCAAGAACCTCGCGATCCACGCCTCCATCGAGAACGAGGACGTCATGCCGGACCTCCTCAGCAAAGCCGACGGTCAGGTCCGCGCGCTCGCCGCGCAGATCGACGACCAGGAGGCGCTGCCCGAGGAACTGCGTGACCTCGAACAGCCGGAAGCCGAATCGAGCGACGAACAGAGCGACGACGAATCCGAGGACGCCGGTGACGACGACCAGGAGGCCGACGAGGCCGCCGACGAAGACGAGGAAGACGACGACGGCGACGCCGGCGCAGCGCTCGGAGACATGTTCTAA
- a CDS encoding proteasome assembly chaperone family protein, producing the protein MVSDPTFEVKVSGESGNALVVGLSHFGMAGLSAVDYLVRHTDAEQIGHILPDEFPAIAPFQEGEPRHHTRLYHLADADVSVLVGELFVPVWAAHEFTEAIMEWVDSEPIEEIAVLHGVPYPHGPDEHDVFHVSTPDYRTRRLADTEIQPLGGGLLDGVAGEIVTRSLDDRAPPAGVYVTPSHPPGPDLDAALLLLDAMQDLYDFSVDEAELKQRSEELKQYYTELSERLQSISESEQPFGSREYPDDRMYM; encoded by the coding sequence ATGGTCTCAGATCCGACGTTCGAGGTAAAAGTCTCGGGAGAGTCCGGCAACGCACTCGTCGTGGGGCTGTCGCATTTCGGGATGGCAGGGCTCTCGGCCGTGGATTATCTCGTCAGACACACCGACGCCGAGCAGATCGGACATATTTTGCCGGACGAGTTCCCGGCGATCGCACCGTTCCAGGAGGGCGAACCACGTCACCACACTCGGCTCTATCACCTCGCGGACGCGGACGTCTCCGTGCTTGTCGGTGAACTGTTCGTCCCCGTCTGGGCGGCTCACGAGTTCACCGAGGCGATCATGGAGTGGGTCGACTCCGAGCCGATCGAAGAAATCGCGGTACTACACGGCGTCCCTTATCCGCACGGCCCGGACGAACACGACGTGTTCCACGTTTCGACGCCCGACTATCGCACGCGCCGGCTTGCGGACACCGAAATCCAGCCGCTCGGCGGGGGCCTCCTCGACGGCGTTGCGGGCGAGATCGTCACTCGCAGCCTCGACGACCGGGCACCGCCGGCCGGGGTATACGTCACGCCGTCACATCCACCTGGACCTGACCTCGACGCGGCGCTGCTGTTGCTGGACGCGATGCAGGACCTCTATGACTTCTCAGTCGACGAGGCAGAGCTGAAACAGCGATCGGAGGAACTCAAACAGTACTACACCGAACTCTCAGAGCGGCTGCAGTCGATCAGTGAGTCCGAACAGCCGTTCGGGAGTCGGGAGTATCCTGACGATCGCATGTATATGTGA
- a CDS encoding tripartite tricarboxylate transporter permease, with the protein MDAAGIRFMVDPGATALVLAYVASGICLGTISGLTPGLHANTFALLLASLASAVPGPPQYVAAAMLAAGVVHTFLDIVPSLALGVPDPAMAATALPGHRLVLEGRGREALRLSALGSGLAVLAAVPLAIPLTRGMRAGMPWLEAHLSVVLTAVVAVLIMSEPDRAARIGAALAFAVSAALGFAALDLTVGGVVPVGNTLAPLFSGLFGAPILLDSIGGAGVPPQDEPVVLTTRWLVVGLAVMGALAGAVVGFLPGVSSAIAATMVLLAIPRSRGARGFVVATSGVNTATAIFALVAFVTFGSTRTGVVVAVESVHAPQSLALWLLAIALASLAGFALVILVGDRYLRVVGRLDNTRLSIGVLGLLVVLLWLLSGVVGLGVFLAATVIGLLPPRVGARRVSLMGVLLGPLIL; encoded by the coding sequence ATGGACGCCGCAGGCATCCGGTTCATGGTCGATCCGGGCGCGACCGCGCTGGTACTCGCCTACGTCGCCAGCGGGATCTGTCTCGGGACGATCAGCGGACTCACGCCCGGCCTGCACGCCAACACGTTCGCGCTGTTGCTCGCCTCGCTTGCCTCGGCAGTCCCGGGACCGCCCCAGTACGTCGCGGCCGCGATGCTCGCGGCGGGCGTCGTCCACACCTTTCTGGATATCGTGCCGTCGCTGGCGCTGGGCGTACCTGATCCCGCGATGGCCGCGACTGCCCTGCCGGGCCACCGGCTCGTCCTCGAGGGGCGAGGTCGCGAAGCGTTACGGCTGTCAGCACTGGGTAGCGGACTGGCCGTTCTCGCGGCCGTCCCGCTTGCGATCCCGCTCACGAGGGGAATGCGCGCCGGGATGCCGTGGCTCGAAGCGCACCTGTCAGTCGTGCTCACGGCCGTCGTCGCCGTGCTGATCATGTCTGAACCGGACCGGGCGGCGCGGATCGGCGCGGCTCTAGCCTTCGCGGTGAGCGCGGCCCTCGGGTTCGCCGCCCTCGATCTGACGGTCGGTGGCGTCGTCCCGGTCGGGAACACGCTCGCGCCGCTGTTTTCCGGGCTGTTCGGCGCGCCGATCCTGCTGGACTCGATCGGCGGCGCGGGCGTCCCGCCCCAGGACGAACCGGTCGTGCTGACGACCCGCTGGCTGGTCGTCGGCCTGGCAGTGATGGGGGCGCTGGCGGGGGCAGTCGTCGGCTTCCTGCCGGGCGTTTCCAGTGCGATCGCGGCGACGATGGTTCTGCTCGCGATACCACGTTCACGGGGTGCGCGCGGGTTCGTCGTCGCGACCAGCGGCGTCAACACCGCGACGGCGATCTTCGCGCTCGTCGCCTTCGTCACCTTCGGCTCGACCAGAACCGGTGTCGTCGTCGCCGTCGAGTCGGTCCACGCTCCGCAATCGCTCGCGCTGTGGCTGCTCGCCATCGCGCTCGCCTCGCTCGCGGGGTTCGCGCTCGTGATACTGGTCGGTGACCGCTATCTCCGGGTCGTCGGTCGACTCGACAACACGCGGCTGTCGATCGGCGTCCTCGGCTTGCTGGTCGTGTTGCTCTGGCTCCTGAGCGGCGTCGTCGGGTTGGGAGTCTTTCTGGCGGCGACGGTGATCGGCTTGCTCCCGCCGCGGGTCGGCGCCCGCCGCGTCTCGCTGATGGGGGTATTGCTCGGCCCACTCATACTGTGA